The nucleotide window CACGATCTACGCCCTGTGCCAGGGAAGCCACTACGGCAAGGGCAAGTCCGGGCCTATCTACATCACTAACATCAACGATGAGAACCTGGGCAGCTTCGCCTGGCGAAACCTCGAGTTGCCGGTCAAGCACTGCGAGTACCTGTGGCCCTGCCAGATAGTCCTGGACAGCAGGGGCATACTCTACGCGTCCGACCAGGCCGTGAGCTTCCTGCAGATGTATACGCGCGACGGCCACTACCTCGGCCGAAAGGGCGGGGAGGAGGGCAGCGAGCCCGGCGAGTTCAACCGCCCATCGGGCCTCGCTGTGGATGCGGAGGACAATCTTTATGTGGTGGACTCCCTGAACCATCGCATACAGAAGTTCGACAAGGACGGCCGGTTTATCTCCATGTTCGGAGAGTTTGGCTCGGAGCCAGGCCAGTTCAACATGCCGTGGGGCATCCACGTCGACAGCGAGCACGACGAGATCTACGTGGCGGACTGGCGCAACGACCGCGTCCAGGTCTTCGACACTAACTGGGAGTTCCAGTTCCAGTTCGGAGAGTCCGGCAGCGGCAAGGGGCAGTTCCGCCGGCCAACCGGAGTTGCCGTGGACAAGGACGGCGACATCTACGTGTGCGATTGGGGCAACAAGCGGGTGCAACTCTTCGACAGGAAGGGCAAGTACCTGATGCAATTCCTGGGCGACGCCACCATCTCCAAGCTGCAGCTTGAGCAGATGCTCAACCGCCTCTCCGCCAAGCAGCGCCGCATCCGCGAGGAGGCAGACCTGGAGCAGGAGAAGTTCTTCGAGGGCATAAAGTCCGTCAGGGTAGGCAAAGACGGCCTCATGTACGTCCCCGACTTCGAACACTACCGCATACAGATATACAAAAAGGAGTCGTACCCCCTGACCGAGCAGCAGATCCTGCCGCCCCTCAAGGTGCCCACTCTGAATCCGAACTGAGGCAGGTGTTGGGTATTGGGTGTTAGGTGTTGGCTCGGACCTAAAACCTAACACCCAACACCCAACACCCAATACCGGCCCCCCCGGAGGTCCCCATGCGACCGTATGCAGTGCTTCGCGCCGGGTT belongs to SAR202 cluster bacterium and includes:
- a CDS encoding 6-bladed beta-propeller produces the protein MTRPYAVLRAGYPYVKTIGARSRTIMPADVAIADDGTIYALCQGSHYGKGKSGPIYITNINDENLGSFAWRNLELPVKHCEYLWPCQIVLDSRGILYASDQAVSFLQMYTRDGHYLGRKGGEEGSEPGEFNRPSGLAVDAEDNLYVVDSLNHRIQKFDKDGRFISMFGEFGSEPGQFNMPWGIHVDSEHDEIYVADWRNDRVQVFDTNWEFQFQFGESGSGKGQFRRPTGVAVDKDGDIYVCDWGNKRVQLFDRKGKYLMQFLGDATISKLQLEQMLNRLSAKQRRIREEADLEQEKFFEGIKSVRVGKDGLMYVPDFEHYRIQIYKKESYPLTEQQILPPLKVPTLNPN